A genome region from Thermococcus gorgonarius includes the following:
- a CDS encoding BtpA/SgcQ family protein, translated as MDFEKKPLIGMVHLKPLPGSYFYDGDLDGIIKAALRDAKTIEKAGFDAVMVENFGDVPFPKYVDKTTVAAFTAVAKAIRDEVSLPLGINVLRNDGIAAYSIAYAVKADFIRVNVLSGVAYTDQGIIEGIAHELAKLRKLLPSKIKVFADVHVKHAVHFGEFEDSLRDTVERGLADAVVVSGKATGKPVDIENLALAKRISPVPVLVGSGTTYDNLQELWKYADGFIVGTWIKRDGKVENEVSLERARKLVELAKNLRS; from the coding sequence ATGGACTTCGAGAAAAAGCCCCTCATCGGAATGGTTCATCTTAAGCCGCTCCCCGGTTCCTACTTCTACGACGGGGATCTCGATGGTATAATTAAAGCCGCACTGAGGGACGCAAAAACGATTGAAAAAGCCGGCTTCGACGCGGTTATGGTCGAGAACTTCGGCGACGTTCCCTTCCCAAAGTACGTTGACAAAACGACGGTTGCGGCTTTCACGGCAGTAGCTAAGGCAATCCGCGATGAAGTTTCCCTTCCACTTGGGATAAACGTCCTTCGCAATGACGGCATCGCCGCCTACTCGATAGCCTACGCAGTAAAGGCAGACTTCATAAGGGTGAACGTGCTCAGTGGCGTAGCTTACACAGACCAGGGAATCATAGAGGGCATAGCCCACGAGCTTGCAAAGCTGAGAAAGCTCCTCCCGAGCAAAATCAAGGTCTTTGCCGACGTGCACGTCAAACACGCCGTACACTTCGGGGAGTTCGAGGACTCGCTTAGAGATACTGTTGAGAGGGGCCTTGCCGATGCCGTTGTCGTCAGCGGAAAAGCGACCGGGAAGCCGGTCGACATTGAGAATCTCGCCTTGGCGAAGAGGATCTCCCCCGTCCCCGTTCTGGTCGGCTCTGGAACAACCTACGACAATCTTCAGGAGCTGTGGAAGTACGCGGACGGCTTCATCGTCGGGACGTGGATCAAGCGGGATGGAAAGGTTGAAAATGAAGTTTCTCTGGAAAGGGCAAGGAAACTGGTTGAGCTGGCGAAAAACCTTCGCTCTTGA
- a CDS encoding PH domain-containing protein gives MGKEESPKLPKSVLRHLEPGERVLFSIKKKISLEKPKWLLVTDRRIIYLDEKVLGRYDLKALPYQKLEQVTVKLGVMSSEFIIEGEENITLRLGWMNKEEARKAINAIKDALNAIAVEPVSIEVKKGLTSETWILKKPKEFVTRTMPAYQPAQPVAKEEKEDPLEKLKKLKELYDMGVISPEEYEEKRKKLLEEI, from the coding sequence ATGGGAAAAGAGGAAAGCCCAAAGCTGCCCAAGTCAGTTCTCAGGCATCTCGAGCCAGGTGAAAGAGTTCTTTTTTCAATCAAGAAAAAGATAAGTCTGGAAAAACCAAAGTGGCTCCTTGTAACTGACAGAAGGATAATCTACCTCGACGAGAAGGTTCTCGGGAGGTACGACCTGAAGGCACTCCCATATCAGAAACTGGAGCAGGTAACGGTGAAGCTGGGGGTAATGTCATCCGAGTTCATAATAGAGGGCGAGGAGAACATAACGCTCAGGCTCGGCTGGATGAACAAGGAGGAGGCAAGGAAGGCAATAAACGCGATTAAAGACGCCCTCAATGCCATAGCAGTCGAGCCAGTTTCCATAGAGGTGAAAAAGGGATTGACAAGCGAGACATGGATTCTGAAGAAGCCGAAGGAGTTTGTAACGAGAACTATGCCAGCCTATCAGCCCGCCCAGCCGGTCGCGAAGGAAGAGAAGGAAGACCCGCTTGAGAAGCTTAAGAAGCTGAAGGAGCTCTACGACATGGGTGTCATAAGCCCGGAAGAATACGAGGAGAAAAGGAAGAAACTACTGGAAGAAATCTAG
- the glmM gene encoding phosphoglucosamine mutase, which translates to MGKYFGTSGIREVVNEKLTPELALRVGKALGTYLDGGTVVVGRDTRTSGEMLKNALISGLLSTGVEVIDIGLAPTPLTGFAIRLYGADAGVTITASHNPPEYNGIKVWQPNGMAYTPEMEAQLEAIIDSGNFKKASWNKIGTVRKADPRKEYIKRALEMVHLDGSYTVVLDAGNGAGSILSPYLQRELGNKVISLNSHPSGFFVRELEPNAKSLSALAKTVKAMNADVGIAHDGDADRIGVVDDQGNFVEYEVMLSLIAGYMLRKFGKGKIVTTVDAGFALDDYVKPLGGEVIRTRVGDVAVADELARHGGVFGGEPSGTWIIPQWNLTPDGIFAGALVMEMIDKLGPLSELAREVPRYVTLRAKIPCPNEKKAKAMEIIAREALKTFDYKRLIDIDGVRIENDEWWILFRPSGTEPIMRITLEAHTEEKARELMERAERLVREAIGSIK; encoded by the coding sequence ATGGGAAAGTACTTCGGAACCAGCGGCATCAGGGAGGTCGTAAACGAAAAGCTCACACCTGAGCTGGCTTTGAGGGTTGGAAAGGCTCTGGGCACTTATCTGGACGGGGGAACGGTCGTCGTCGGAAGGGACACGAGGACGAGCGGTGAGATGCTGAAGAACGCTCTGATAAGCGGACTTCTCTCGACAGGAGTAGAGGTTATAGACATTGGTTTGGCTCCGACTCCCTTAACCGGCTTCGCGATAAGGCTTTACGGGGCCGATGCGGGTGTAACGATAACGGCTTCTCACAATCCCCCGGAATACAACGGCATAAAGGTCTGGCAGCCGAACGGGATGGCCTACACGCCGGAGATGGAGGCTCAGCTTGAGGCGATAATCGACTCCGGAAACTTCAAAAAAGCTTCTTGGAACAAAATCGGAACCGTTAGAAAGGCAGACCCGAGAAAGGAGTACATCAAAAGGGCCCTTGAAATGGTTCACCTCGATGGTTCCTACACCGTTGTCCTTGACGCCGGCAACGGGGCCGGTTCAATTCTAAGCCCCTACCTCCAGCGCGAGCTCGGGAATAAAGTCATCTCGCTCAACTCCCACCCGAGCGGCTTTTTCGTTCGTGAGCTCGAGCCGAACGCAAAGAGCCTATCAGCTTTGGCGAAGACTGTGAAGGCGATGAACGCTGACGTTGGAATAGCCCACGACGGCGATGCCGACAGGATTGGAGTAGTCGATGATCAGGGCAACTTCGTCGAGTACGAGGTGATGCTCTCTCTTATAGCGGGCTACATGCTGAGGAAGTTCGGGAAGGGCAAAATCGTTACTACAGTAGATGCTGGCTTCGCCCTCGACGACTACGTTAAGCCACTCGGCGGTGAAGTCATTAGGACGCGCGTCGGCGACGTTGCGGTTGCTGATGAGCTGGCCAGGCACGGCGGTGTCTTCGGCGGCGAGCCGAGCGGAACGTGGATAATCCCCCAGTGGAACCTCACTCCGGATGGAATCTTCGCCGGCGCCCTTGTTATGGAGATGATTGATAAACTCGGCCCGCTCAGCGAGCTTGCCAGAGAAGTTCCGCGCTACGTAACTTTGAGGGCAAAAATCCCCTGCCCCAACGAAAAGAAGGCTAAGGCGATGGAAATCATAGCGAGGGAGGCGCTCAAGACCTTCGACTACAAGCGGTTGATAGACATCGACGGTGTCAGAATCGAGAACGACGAGTGGTGGATTCTCTTCAGGCCGAGCGGAACGGAGCCGATAATGCGCATAACCCTTGAGGCCCATACAGAGGAGAAAGCCAGAGAGCTGATGGAGAGGGCGGAAAGGCTGGTGAGGGAGGCTATTGGATCAATAAAATAA
- a CDS encoding S16 family serine protease, with amino-acid sequence MNSRRALLNSVLLTFIILGSLFLVASPVAAQCPCEGHTVILKAPAVAKTPEGNLVGVATTFVITVAPGSGHVYLETWPLTQVDMQASARLAAQIAGKVTGKNMSRYDVFVQVKADTPIIGGPSAGGTMTVGIIAALEGWNVRNDVMMTGMINPDGTIGPVGGILEKASAAASVGSKLFLIPQGQRIQVVQETQRRSIGGVIQITTTSRKVDVVEYARERWGLEVKEVADIYDAVYYFTGHKLPKPEVPPTVVIDTSFLKDDAQRDHQNTTDYYNKVLEELKNSNVDYSTYTALKQALDQAKEIIDEAKRDIDSGMYYSALSKDFQARIIIRHVQWYVEVSRPEDVASLLNRVQRELNSTEAFVSGLTIRGYTMLQAVAAAEERVEEAKTSLQNAWRYYYNSDYWDSIGEAAYSYERIQTARFWAELGERFAGGEVIDRESLRDTARNYIDESNLIATYIESMYGDVLGNDLTSTIEEAEGYYDDGKYSAAIFTAMEARVRGEVFLDTLATDNMTVLLEKLQRMKEAARTAIGLAQMKGIHPLIAIAYYEFAESYEKGNTTEDITNAMIFYQYARESAGVFLMNLNEKNEIPTNPLEPSTVSTTTASSSQSSPVPTTGSATSESSRGICGPVAVVAFSLLPLVIKRRR; translated from the coding sequence ATGAACTCAAGAAGGGCTCTGCTTAATTCCGTCCTGTTAACATTTATCATTCTTGGAAGTCTCTTCCTGGTGGCGTCTCCAGTGGCCGCTCAGTGTCCCTGTGAAGGCCATACAGTGATCCTGAAGGCCCCGGCTGTTGCAAAAACACCCGAGGGTAATTTAGTCGGCGTTGCGACAACCTTTGTCATAACCGTTGCCCCGGGAAGCGGGCACGTTTACCTCGAAACCTGGCCTCTGACCCAGGTGGATATGCAGGCGAGTGCAAGACTGGCTGCTCAGATAGCGGGCAAAGTTACTGGAAAGAACATGAGCAGATACGACGTCTTCGTCCAGGTGAAAGCTGACACACCGATCATCGGTGGCCCATCTGCCGGCGGTACTATGACAGTGGGCATAATAGCGGCCCTAGAGGGCTGGAACGTGAGAAACGACGTCATGATGACGGGTATGATAAACCCGGACGGTACAATCGGCCCGGTGGGAGGCATACTCGAGAAGGCATCGGCCGCTGCATCCGTGGGTTCAAAGCTCTTCCTCATCCCCCAGGGGCAGAGGATTCAGGTGGTTCAGGAGACTCAGAGGAGGAGCATCGGGGGGGTTATTCAGATAACAACAACGAGCAGGAAGGTCGACGTTGTGGAGTACGCCAGGGAGCGCTGGGGCCTTGAGGTTAAGGAGGTAGCCGACATCTACGATGCCGTCTACTACTTCACCGGCCACAAACTTCCTAAGCCTGAGGTTCCCCCGACCGTTGTCATAGACACGTCCTTCCTTAAGGACGATGCCCAGAGGGACCATCAGAACACGACCGATTACTACAATAAAGTCCTGGAAGAGCTCAAGAACAGCAACGTTGATTACTCCACCTACACTGCCCTCAAGCAGGCCCTCGACCAGGCGAAGGAAATAATAGACGAGGCCAAGAGGGACATAGATTCCGGCATGTATTACAGCGCCCTCAGTAAGGACTTTCAGGCGAGAATAATCATAAGACACGTCCAGTGGTACGTGGAAGTTTCCAGGCCCGAGGATGTAGCTTCCCTCCTCAACCGCGTTCAGAGAGAGCTGAATTCCACGGAAGCGTTCGTTTCCGGCCTGACTATACGAGGTTATACAATGCTTCAGGCAGTTGCGGCCGCCGAGGAAAGGGTTGAGGAGGCCAAGACCAGCCTTCAGAACGCCTGGAGGTATTACTACAACTCCGACTACTGGGATTCGATCGGCGAGGCTGCTTACTCTTACGAAAGAATCCAAACCGCCAGGTTCTGGGCTGAACTGGGGGAGCGCTTTGCCGGCGGCGAGGTCATTGACAGGGAATCCCTGAGGGACACAGCCAGGAACTACATCGATGAGTCCAACCTAATAGCCACTTACATAGAGTCAATGTACGGCGATGTCCTCGGTAACGACCTCACGTCCACGATAGAGGAGGCAGAGGGGTACTACGATGACGGTAAGTACTCGGCGGCCATATTCACCGCGATGGAAGCCAGAGTCCGCGGGGAGGTGTTCCTGGACACCCTGGCCACTGACAACATGACGGTTCTCCTGGAGAAACTGCAGAGGATGAAAGAGGCCGCCAGAACGGCCATAGGTCTTGCCCAGATGAAGGGCATTCATCCCCTTATAGCTATAGCCTACTATGAGTTTGCCGAGAGTTACGAGAAGGGCAACACCACCGAGGATATAACAAACGCGATGATATTCTACCAGTACGCCAGGGAAAGCGCGGGAGTTTTCCTGATGAACCTCAACGAAAAAAATGAAATCCCGACTAACCCCCTCGAACCATCGACGGTTTCAACCACTACAGCTTCCAGTTCCCAGTCCAGCCCAGTACCCACAACTGGCTCCGCGACCTCAGAGAGTTCGAGGGGTATCTGCGGTCCAGTTGCAGTTGTTGCTTTCTCTCTGCTCCCATTGGTAATTAAAAGACGCAGATAG